One segment of Brassica napus cultivar Da-Ae chromosome C3, Da-Ae, whole genome shotgun sequence DNA contains the following:
- the LOC106408490 gene encoding UDP-glycosyltransferase 76E5-like, producing MEHLRRDICHEIRRRGRKNVKAMEKIAEKRRIVLVPFPAQGHITPMMHLGQALSFKGFSITVAQGEYNQVSSSQHFPTFQFVTIPESVPVSQKENLRLVEFLMKLNNNSEARFKDCVAELLLENGNDFACIIYDELMYFSEAAAKEFKIPSVILSTASATNHACGCVLSKLNAEKFLVDIEDPEVQDKVVENLDPLRYKNLPISGMGPLDRFLEICREVFNKRTASAVIINTASCLESSSLSWLKQELNIPVFPLGPLHITASANSSLLEEDRSCIEWLNKQVPRSVIYISLGSIAHMETKEVLEMAWGLRNSNQPFLWVIRPGSIAGSESLPEEVSKTVSEKGYIVKWAPQKEVLGHPAVGGFWSHCGWNSTLESIVEGVPMICRPFKGEQKLNAVYVESVWRIGFQLQGEVERARVERAVKRLIVDEEVEGMRERALVLKEKLKASIRSGGSSYKALDELAKYFETE from the exons atggagCACTTACGAAGGGATATCTGCCATGAGATACGAAGGAGGggcagaaaaaatgttaaagcaATGGAAAAAATAGCAGAGAAGAGAAGGATAGTTTTGGTTCCATTTCCAGCACAAGGGCATATAACTCCAATGATGCACCTCGGACAAGCCCTTAGCTTTAAGGGCTTCTCAATTACAGTTGCTCAAGGAGAATACAATCAAGTAAGCTCTTCTCAGCACTTCCCTACCTTTCAATTCGTCACCATACCAGAAAGCGTACCGGTGTCTCAAAAAGAGAACCTCAGACTAGTCGAGTTTCTGATGAAGCTCAACAATAACAGTGAGGCAAGATTCAAGGACTGTGTAGCTGAGTTGTTGCTAGAAAATGGCAATGATTTCGCCTGTATCATCTATGATGAGCTCATGTACTTCTCTGAAGCTGCAGCTAAGGAGTTCAAGATCCCAAGTGTCATATTAAGCACTGCCAGTGCTACAAATCATGCTTGTGGCTGTGTTTTAAGCAAACTCAATGCCGAGAAGTTCTTGGTTGACATTGAAG atcCTGAAGTTCAAGACAAGGTGGTGGAAAACTTAGATCCATTAAGATACAAAAACCTACCAATTTCAGGAATGGGGCCACTGGATCGTTTTTTAGAGATATGTAGGGAAGTATTTAACAAAAGAACGGCTTCTGCTGTTATCATCAACACGGCGAGCTGTCTAGAGAGCTCATCTCTATCATGGCTGAAACAAGAACTCAATATTCCAGTTTTTCCATTAGGCCCTCTTCACATTACAGCTTCAGCAAATTCTAGTTTACTGGAAGAGGACAGAAGCTGCATTGAATGGCTGAACAAGCAGGTACCAAGGTCAGTCATATACATAAGCTTGGGAAGCATAGCTCACATGGAGACCAAGGAAGTTCTGGAGATGGCTTGGGGATTGCGTAATAGCAACCAGCCATTCTTGTGGGTTATCCGACCTGGCTCTATAGCTGGCTCTGAGTCATTGCCAGAGGAAGTCAGTAAGACTGTGTCAGAAAAGGGATACATTGTGAAATGGGCACCGCAGAAAGAAGTACTTGGACATCCTGCAGTGGGAGGATTCTGGAGCCACTGCGGATGGAACTCAACGCTAGAGAGCATTGTGGAAGGAGTTCCAATGATTTGCAGGCCTTTCAAAGGGGAACAAAAGTTAAACGCAGTATATGTAGAAAGTGTTTGGCGAATAGGATTTCAGCTTCAAGGTGAAGTAGAAAGAGCAAGGGTAGAGAGAGCCGTTAAGAGGttgatcgtggatgaggaagttGAAGGCATGAGGGAGAGAGCCCTTGTTCTGAAAGAGAAGCTTAAAGCCTCTATAAGAAGTGGAGGCTCCTCATACAAAGCATTGGATGAGCTGGCCAAGTACTTTGAGACAGAGTGA
- the LOC106408579 gene encoding flavonol 3-O-glucosyltransferase UGT76E12-like, whose translation MEEKLARKRLVLVPIPAQGHISPMMQLAKALHLKGFSITVAQTKFSYFSPLDDFTDFQFITIPESLPESDLENLGQILLALKLNKECHVGFKECLGQLLLQHGNDISCVIYDEFLYFAEAAAKEFNIPSVIFSTTSATAFLCRSVFDKFLNEFKEKQDELVPEFHPLRYKDFPDSRRASLESITELCRNAVDKRTASSVIINTSSCLESSSLFCLQESLEIPVYPIGPLHMVASAPTSLLEENTSCVEWLNKQKQNSVIFVGFGSLILMEINEVMEMVSGLAASNQNFLWVIRPGSIRGSEWLESLPEEFSDIVLDKGYIVKWAPQKEVLAHPAVGGFWSHCGWNSTLESLGEGVPMISKPFTGDQKVNARYLECVWKIGMQVEGDLDRGAVEKAVRRLMVCEQGEEMRKRAVSLKEKLRGSVRSGGSSHNSLEEFVNFLRTL comes from the exons ATGGAGGAAAAACTGGCGAGGAAAAGGCTAGTGTTGGTTCCAATTCCAGCACAAGGACATATATCTCCAATGATGCAACTTGCGAAAGCTCTTCACTTGAAGGGTTTCTCAATCACAGTTGCTCAGACCAAATTCAGTTACTTTAGCCCTCTAGATGACTTCACTGATTTTCAGTTTATCACCATTCCAGAAAGCTTACCGGAATCTGATCTCGAGAATCTCGGGCAAATTCTGTTGGCCCTTAAGCTCAACAAAGAGTGTCACGTGGGTTTCAAGGAATGTCTGGGTCAGTTGTTGCTGCAACATGGTAACGACATCTCATGTGTCATCTACGACGAGTTCCTCTACTTTGCAGAAGCCGCAGCCAAAGAGTTTAACATTCCATCCGTTATTTTCAGCACAACAAGTGCCACAGCTTTTCTTTGCCGCTCTGTATTCGACAAGTTCTTGAATG AGTTTAAAGAAAAGCAAGACGAGCTAGTTCCGGAGTTTCATCCCCTGAGGTACAAAGACTTTCCGGACTCACGTCGGGCATCATTAGAAAGCATAACAGAGCTGTGTAGGAACGCAGTTGACAAACGGACAGCTTCCTCTGTGATAATCAACACATCGAGCTGTCTAGAGAGCTCTTCTCTGTTTTGTCTGCAAGAATCACTAGAAATTCCGGTGTATCCTATAGGCCCTCTTCACATGGTGGCCTCAGCTCCCACGAGTCTGCTTGAAGAGAACACGAGCTGTGTCGAATGGTTGAACAAGCAAAAGCAAAATAGCGTGATATTCGTGGGTTTTGGAAGCTTAATTTTGATGGAAATTAATGAGGTAATGGAAATGGTTTCGGGATTGGCTGCTAGTAACCAAAACTTCTTATGGGTGATCCGGCCAGGGTCAATACGCGGTTCGGAGTGGCTAGAGTCCTTGCCTGAAGAGTTCAGTGATATTGTTTTGGATAAAGGCTACATAGTAAAATGGGCACCACAGAAAGAAGTGCTTGCTCATCCTGCAGTAGGAGGGTTTTGGAGCCATTGTGGATGGAACTCGACGCTAGAAAGCCTCGGGGAAGGAGTTCCAATGATCAGCAAACCGTTTACCGGTGATCAAAAGGTGAACGCGAGGTACTTGGAGTGTGTTTGGAAAATAGGGATGCAAGTGGAAGGTGATCTAGACAGAGGAGCGGTAGAGAAAGCCGTGAGGAGGTTAATGGTGTGCGAACAAGGAGAAGAAATGAGGAAGAGAGCCGTCAGTTTGAAGGAGAAACTAAGAGGTTCCGTTAGAAGTGGAGGTTCTTCACACAACTCGCTAGAGGAGTTTGTCAACTTCTTGAGGACTCTGTGA
- the LOC106408666 gene encoding transcription factor LUX-like yields MGEEVRMSDYDVSGDGDRVLEWEMGLPSDDDLTSLSYSLIPPNLAMAFSITPEKSRTIEDVNRASETTFSSLRSGSSGLNTSSSNNNSVAAEEEDRVGSSSPGSDSKKQKTSGDGVDLSTATAAEEGDSGTEDPTGKTLKRPRLVWTPQLHKRFVDVVAHLGIKNAVPKTIMQLMNVEGLTRENVASHLQKYRLYLKRMQGLTTEGPSSSDKLFSSTPVPPQSFQEIGGGNGSGNGQGNVSAGVPIPVPYGGQPMMQMPVYAHHMGMQGYHHQSHGHDPYHQNRQHHHGAGGFEANPYMMQQNKFGSMASYPPVGGRSAHEN; encoded by the coding sequence ATGGGAGAGGAAGTGAGGATGAGCGATTACGATGTTTCCGGCGACGGAGATAGGGTTCTTGAATGGGAGATGGGGCTACCTAGCGACGACGATTTGACATCTCTTTCTTACTCTCTGATACCTCCGAATCTCGCCATGGCTTTCAGCATAACTCCAGAGAAAAGCCGTACGATCGAAGATGTGAATCGCGCATCGGAGACGACGTTCTCGTCCCTGCGCAGCGGATCTTCAGGTCTCAACACCTCGTCCTCTAACAATAACAGCGTCGCGGCGGAGGAGGAAGATCGAGTCGGATCGAGCAGTCCCGGATCGGATTCGAAGAAACAAAAGACATCCGGCGATGGTGTGGATCTCTCAACGGCAACGGCGGCGGAGGAAGGAGATTCGGGAACTGAAGATCCTACTGGGAAGACACTGAAACGACCGCGTTTAGTGTGGACGCCGCAGCTACACAAGAGATTCGTGGACGTTGTGGCTCACTTAGGGATTAAGAACGCAGTGCCGAAGACGATTATGCAGCTGATGAACGTCGAAGGATTGACTCGAGAGAACGTCGCGTCTCATCTCCAGAAGTACAGGCTGTACCTCAAACGGATGCAGGGGTTGACGACGGAAGGTCCGTCTTCTTCCGACAAGCTCTTCTCCTCGACGCCTGTGCCTCCACAGAGCTTCCAAGAAATCGGAGGCGGTAACGGTAGCGGCAACGGCCAAGGGAACGTATCCGCGGGTGTGCCGATTCCGGTGCCCTACGGAGGGCAGCCGATGATGCAGATGCCTGTCTATGCCCATCATATGGGTATGCAAGGGTATCATCACCAGAGTCACGGTCATGATCCTTATCATCAGAACCGTCAGCATCATCATGGAGCTGGAGGGTTCGAAGCTAATCCATATATGATGCAGCAGAACAAGTTCGGATCCATGGCGTCTTACCCTCCTGTTGGGGGTAGAAGTGCGCATGAGAATTAA